A genome region from Streptomyces sp. SAI-135 includes the following:
- a CDS encoding right-handed parallel beta-helix repeat-containing protein, which translates to MSRQVLTVGPGDRDPYRTIGEALAAARSGALISVRPGTYAEALVVDTRVTIAAAEGRGTVEIRPRSGSALSLRADAVMLSEVTLRGGDAELSAVDVRRGQAAFDGCEVVGAAWTAMLAGGTGSLALRDCRISNPQGAGVVVTSASPTTVESCTFEHLGTSGLVLAEQGEARIRGCTVRDARGNGLLANGDSRGSVEDCDISSTDKPSIALEQNSAVTVVRTVVHDTSTGVHVSSTGRTTLEDVRVTGASINGITLSQGADPVLRRCRVSRIRGNAVLVTDRARGTFEDCWVTGAQGIAVRVAGAASPAFTGLTVRDCEQSALLLEENSAAELDRLEVIGGSPAIVVRDGANPLLRRARLVEPSGDGISAVKDARGRVEDCEIIRPNGVGVRVASGSTLYLAGGGVSDAVAQGLVVSDGGNVTLRDFRVEVAGQEGVVVEAGGELTANRIAVHAPQGHGVLLKEGALASLSGCEVTGGAQDGFRVETVEPVSLVNCAARENAGGGLVQTVPGERLAVDGLTSAANGKRDAWGAGTAEHTDPAGSGAADAPPPDREDGPLGALNALIGLDNVKQQVRTLVNLTQLAQRREQLGMTAPPMSRHLIFAGPPGTGKTTVARLYGAILAELGALPSGHLVEVSRADLVAQIVGGTAIKTTETFQRALGGVLFIDEAYTLTADSGNGGADFGREAVDTLLKLMEDHRDDVVVVAAGYSREMESFLGSNPGLASRFSRTIEFENYSVTDLVAIMESMCAQHQYELGEGTAEALAAHFEAMPRDAGFGNGRAARGVFEEMVDRQAVRLASLDQVGESDLRLLLPEDVSQAAAEKAVAGPTTEDDPLTRLGDMVGLADVKRDVADLVNLITAARHRAAAGLPVPSISHHLVFTGPPGTGKTTVARLYGSVLTQLGILERGQLVEAARSDLVGRYIGHTAQLTREVFERARGGVLFIDEAYTLTPRGGGADFGQEAVDTLLKLMEDHRDEVVVIVAGYTEEMEHFLASNPGLSSRFPRRITFSDYSSEELVTIVRSHAASMGYECGPGTGPLLKEYFDAQPRDRSFGNARLARQVVETMVTRQAGRLSSVAAPTLDDLRILRPEDIVTATPKAVGR; encoded by the coding sequence GTGTCGCGCCAGGTACTGACGGTCGGTCCCGGAGACCGCGATCCCTACCGGACGATCGGTGAGGCGCTCGCGGCCGCCCGCAGCGGCGCGCTCATCAGCGTGCGGCCCGGGACGTATGCCGAGGCCTTGGTCGTCGACACCCGAGTGACCATCGCCGCCGCCGAAGGGCGGGGCACTGTGGAGATCCGGCCACGCTCGGGCAGCGCGCTCTCGCTGCGCGCCGACGCCGTGATGCTGTCCGAGGTCACTCTGCGGGGTGGCGACGCCGAACTGTCGGCCGTGGACGTGCGGCGCGGACAGGCCGCGTTCGACGGCTGCGAGGTGGTCGGCGCGGCCTGGACGGCGATGCTGGCCGGCGGCACCGGGTCGCTCGCGCTGCGGGACTGCCGTATCAGCAACCCGCAGGGGGCGGGCGTCGTCGTCACCTCGGCGTCACCCACCACCGTGGAGTCGTGCACCTTCGAGCACCTGGGCACGAGCGGTCTGGTACTGGCCGAACAGGGCGAGGCGCGTATCCGTGGCTGCACGGTGCGCGATGCCCGCGGCAACGGCCTGCTCGCCAACGGCGATTCCCGTGGTTCGGTGGAGGACTGCGACATCTCCTCCACCGACAAGCCGTCCATCGCCCTGGAGCAGAACTCCGCTGTCACCGTCGTCCGCACCGTGGTGCACGACACCAGCACGGGCGTCCACGTGAGCAGCACGGGCCGTACGACCCTGGAGGACGTCCGTGTCACCGGGGCCTCCATCAACGGCATCACGCTGTCCCAGGGCGCCGACCCGGTCCTGCGCCGCTGCCGGGTCTCGCGTATCCGTGGCAACGCCGTCCTGGTCACCGACCGGGCGCGCGGGACGTTCGAGGACTGCTGGGTCACCGGCGCCCAGGGCATCGCGGTACGTGTGGCCGGGGCCGCCTCTCCCGCGTTCACCGGGCTGACAGTCCGCGACTGCGAGCAGAGCGCGCTGCTCCTGGAGGAGAACTCGGCGGCGGAACTCGACCGTCTGGAGGTGATCGGCGGTTCGCCCGCCATCGTGGTGCGTGACGGCGCCAACCCGCTGCTCCGCCGGGCGCGGCTCGTGGAGCCCTCCGGTGACGGCATCTCGGCGGTCAAGGACGCCCGCGGCCGGGTCGAGGACTGCGAGATCATCAGACCCAACGGTGTGGGCGTGCGCGTGGCGTCCGGCAGCACTCTCTACCTGGCCGGCGGCGGGGTGTCCGACGCCGTCGCCCAGGGTCTGGTGGTGTCGGACGGCGGCAACGTCACCCTCAGGGACTTCCGTGTCGAGGTGGCCGGGCAGGAGGGCGTCGTCGTCGAGGCGGGCGGAGAGCTGACCGCCAACCGCATCGCTGTCCACGCCCCCCAGGGCCACGGCGTCCTCTTGAAGGAAGGCGCGCTCGCCTCACTGAGCGGATGCGAGGTGACCGGCGGAGCCCAGGACGGTTTCCGGGTGGAGACCGTCGAGCCGGTCTCCCTGGTGAACTGCGCCGCCCGGGAGAACGCAGGCGGCGGCCTGGTGCAGACCGTGCCCGGCGAACGGCTCGCCGTGGACGGCCTGACCAGCGCCGCCAACGGCAAGCGCGACGCCTGGGGCGCCGGCACTGCCGAGCACACCGACCCGGCCGGCTCCGGCGCCGCCGACGCGCCCCCGCCGGACCGCGAGGACGGCCCGCTGGGCGCGCTCAACGCGCTGATCGGCCTGGACAACGTCAAGCAGCAGGTGCGGACGCTGGTCAATCTCACCCAGCTCGCCCAGCGCCGTGAACAACTCGGCATGACGGCACCGCCGATGAGCCGGCACCTGATCTTCGCCGGCCCGCCGGGCACCGGAAAGACCACCGTGGCTCGCCTGTACGGGGCGATCCTGGCCGAACTCGGCGCGCTTCCCAGCGGACACCTCGTGGAGGTCTCGCGCGCCGACCTGGTCGCGCAGATCGTCGGCGGCACCGCCATCAAGACCACCGAGACCTTCCAACGCGCCCTCGGCGGGGTGCTGTTCATCGACGAGGCGTACACCCTGACCGCCGACAGCGGCAACGGTGGCGCCGACTTCGGCCGTGAGGCCGTGGACACCCTGCTGAAGCTGATGGAGGACCACCGCGACGACGTGGTGGTGGTCGCGGCGGGCTACTCCCGTGAGATGGAGTCCTTCCTCGGGTCCAACCCCGGCCTGGCGTCGCGCTTCTCGCGGACCATCGAGTTCGAGAACTACTCGGTGACCGATCTGGTCGCGATCATGGAGAGCATGTGCGCCCAGCATCAGTACGAGCTCGGCGAGGGCACGGCTGAGGCCCTGGCCGCACACTTCGAGGCGATGCCCAGGGACGCCGGCTTCGGCAACGGCCGTGCCGCACGCGGGGTGTTCGAGGAGATGGTGGACCGGCAGGCGGTACGGCTCGCTTCCTTGGACCAAGTCGGTGAGAGCGACCTGCGGCTGCTGCTGCCGGAGGACGTGTCCCAGGCCGCCGCCGAGAAGGCCGTCGCCGGGCCCACCACCGAGGACGACCCGCTGACCCGCCTGGGTGACATGGTCGGTCTCGCGGACGTCAAGCGCGACGTGGCGGACCTGGTCAACCTCATCACCGCCGCCCGTCACCGGGCCGCCGCCGGGCTGCCGGTGCCCTCCATCAGCCATCACCTGGTGTTCACCGGCCCGCCGGGCACCGGCAAGACCACCGTCGCCCGCCTGTACGGCAGTGTCCTGACCCAGCTCGGCATCCTCGAACGGGGCCAGTTGGTCGAGGCGGCCCGCTCCGACCTGGTCGGCCGCTACATCGGCCACACCGCCCAGCTCACCCGCGAGGTCTTCGAACGGGCCCGCGGCGGCGTCCTGTTCATCGACGAGGCCTACACCCTCACCCCCCGCGGCGGCGGCGCCGACTTCGGCCAGGAGGCGGTCGACACCCTGCTGAAGCTGATGGAGGACCACCGGGACGAGGTGGTCGTCATCGTCGCCGGCTACACCGAGGAAATGGAACACTTCCTCGCCTCCAACCCGGGCCTGTCCTCACGTTTCCCGCGCCGGATCACCTTCTCCGACTACTCCTCGGAGGAACTGGTCACCATCGTGCGCTCCCATGCCGCGTCGATGGGGTACGAGTGCGGCCCCGGAACCGGCCCGCTGCTCAAGGAGTACTTCGACGCCCAGCCCCGGGACCGCTCCTTCGGCAACGCCCGCCTGGCCCGCCAGGTGGTCGAAACCATGGTCACCCGGCAGGCGGGACGGCTCAGCTCCGTGGCCGCGCCCACCCTGGACGACCTGCGTATCCTGCGCCCGGAGGACATCGTCACCGCCACGCCGAAGGCGGTCGGCCGATGA
- a CDS encoding S8 family serine peptidase, with product MKPPTRGARLLCGAGLAAGLLLPLAATAHATPRADPPAATGGQELPAMPSSLDPDAQQTQCTPASKEKARTQDWSRQRLDLDRLHQHTTGGGVTVALIGTGVAPQASGLDGRVTVSGAAGEDCVGYGTFLADLIAGNGGDSPKLAGVAPSAKILGLRGTDQFGRGSAAQVAAALREASQARADVIAVTIALPDRAPDLTRAVAEARAAGAVVVAAAAPEPARLGTDETPVRTYWPAGEPGVLAVADMLPSGARPDGSLPAADVDLVAPGVGVVSGGPRGTGHYLGAGAAVATAYAAGAAAVVRATHPDESAEAVVHRLTATAYPADIPQLDPYAAVTTVLGDSGTSEGAEPDAEPVTVRDTSTAEQTTDRAAIALVFGSVTVLAVGWGAFAVRRARARQWRPAAGTTMKDDRGH from the coding sequence ATGAAACCGCCCACCAGGGGCGCCCGTCTGCTGTGCGGCGCCGGCCTCGCCGCCGGCCTGCTGCTGCCCCTGGCCGCCACCGCCCACGCGACGCCCCGTGCGGACCCGCCGGCGGCGACCGGCGGACAGGAACTGCCCGCCATGCCGTCCTCGTTGGACCCCGACGCCCAGCAGACACAGTGCACTCCCGCCTCGAAGGAGAAGGCGCGCACACAGGACTGGTCGCGCCAGCGCCTCGACCTGGACCGCCTGCACCAGCACACCACGGGCGGGGGTGTCACCGTCGCCCTGATCGGCACAGGGGTGGCACCTCAGGCCTCGGGGCTCGACGGCAGGGTCACCGTCTCCGGGGCGGCAGGCGAGGACTGCGTCGGATACGGCACCTTCCTGGCGGATCTGATCGCCGGGAACGGAGGCGACAGCCCCAAACTGGCCGGCGTCGCGCCGAGCGCGAAGATCCTGGGCCTGCGCGGCACCGACCAATTCGGCCGGGGGAGTGCCGCGCAGGTCGCGGCGGCCCTGCGCGAGGCCTCCCAGGCACGGGCCGACGTCATCGCGGTCACCATCGCCCTGCCGGACCGTGCCCCAGACCTGACGCGCGCCGTCGCCGAGGCCCGTGCGGCGGGCGCCGTTGTCGTCGCGGCGGCCGCCCCCGAACCGGCACGGCTGGGCACGGACGAGACTCCGGTCCGCACCTACTGGCCCGCCGGCGAACCCGGGGTCCTCGCGGTCGCTGACATGCTCCCCAGCGGTGCCCGCCCGGACGGCTCGTTGCCCGCGGCCGATGTCGACCTGGTAGCCCCCGGCGTGGGCGTGGTCTCGGGCGGACCGCGCGGGACCGGCCACTACCTCGGTGCGGGCGCCGCGGTGGCCACCGCCTACGCCGCCGGAGCAGCAGCAGTAGTCCGCGCCACCCACCCCGACGAGTCCGCCGAGGCAGTCGTGCACCGTCTGACCGCCACCGCCTATCCAGCCGACATCCCCCAGCTCGACCCATACGCCGCCGTCACCACGGTGCTCGGCGACTCGGGTACGTCCGAGGGGGCCGAGCCCGACGCGGAGCCCGTGACGGTCCGCGACACGTCAACCGCCGAACAGACCACGGACCGCGCCGCCATCGCCCTCGTCTTCGGCTCCGTCACCGTTCTGGCCGTCGGTTGGGGCGCGTTTGCCGTGCGCCGGGCACGCGCGCGGCAATGGCGCCCGGCAGCGGGGACGACCATGAAGGACGATCGGGGACACTAA
- a CDS encoding type VII secretion system-associated protein: protein MSENTPEPPADRPVLDPPPPEEFIAAAKLAPNHWLFMIDPAWQGEHPPPEWAVLGQWRSDSEGEIVEWEDNEDYRPSPEAMGWPEPLDDVDRAIQLATTGYGPAEDVTAALARAELFVPVTADGELIGAATSDGAAVVLAYTAAPYLHALGPLRSEKVPIADLVDRIPDGHSLSLNSTGPVNMVMTTDGLAEALKEAAQEAEGEQDDAAANPQSEDDADLFPDEDVDDLPDSQEDVESKLLGTGEEREERPGRQERGDGATTAE from the coding sequence ATGAGTGAGAACACCCCCGAACCCCCGGCCGACCGCCCCGTACTGGACCCGCCGCCGCCGGAGGAGTTCATAGCGGCCGCGAAGTTGGCGCCCAACCACTGGCTCTTCATGATCGACCCCGCCTGGCAGGGTGAGCACCCGCCGCCGGAGTGGGCGGTCCTAGGTCAGTGGCGTTCGGACTCCGAGGGTGAGATCGTCGAATGGGAGGACAACGAGGACTACCGGCCGTCGCCCGAAGCCATGGGGTGGCCCGAGCCCCTGGACGACGTTGACCGCGCCATCCAGCTGGCCACCACGGGCTACGGCCCGGCCGAGGACGTCACCGCGGCTCTCGCCCGCGCCGAACTCTTCGTGCCGGTCACGGCGGACGGAGAGCTGATCGGCGCCGCGACGAGCGACGGCGCCGCGGTCGTCCTCGCCTATACGGCGGCCCCGTACCTGCATGCCTTGGGCCCACTGCGTTCCGAAAAGGTGCCGATCGCTGACCTGGTCGACCGCATCCCGGACGGCCACAGCCTCTCGTTGAACAGCACCGGGCCGGTCAACATGGTGATGACCACGGACGGCCTCGCCGAGGCGCTCAAGGAGGCGGCGCAGGAAGCGGAAGGGGAGCAGGACGACGCAGCGGCGAATCCGCAAAGCGAGGACGACGCCGACCTGTTCCCCGACGAAGACGTGGACGACCTGCCCGACTCTCAGGAGGACGTGGAGTCGAAGCTGCTCGGCACCGGGGAAGAGCGGGAGGAGAGGCCCGGCCGGCAGGAGCGCGGTGACGGGGCGACGACGGCCGAGTGA
- a CDS encoding beta/gamma crystallin domain-containing protein, whose protein sequence is MRKTIKRFTVGGMAALGLLVAVPASPAFAINQVDCGQRTDLVKLDQSLGGGLYANACFANAGVTAVNVSGVYNITSGNNKVTVNYQQGSVYRSVTLDPRQGMGLVGGTVRVYEVRIW, encoded by the coding sequence ATGCGAAAGACCATCAAGAGGTTCACCGTCGGCGGTATGGCCGCACTCGGCCTGCTCGTCGCCGTTCCCGCGAGCCCCGCGTTCGCCATCAACCAGGTCGACTGCGGCCAGCGGACCGACCTTGTGAAGCTGGACCAGAGCCTAGGCGGAGGGCTGTACGCCAACGCATGCTTCGCCAACGCGGGCGTAACGGCTGTGAACGTATCCGGGGTTTACAACATCACCTCGGGCAATAACAAGGTGACGGTCAACTACCAGCAGGGCAGCGTGTACCGGTCCGTCACCCTCGATCCCCGCCAGGGGATGGGGCTGGTCGGGGGCACCGTCAGGGTGTACGAAGTGCGCATCTGGTAA
- a CDS encoding type VII secretion system-associated protein, with product MDPNDIPQAVRDIARTAPGHWIGVVDPEWTEGRPPPEWALVGEWRSDDSGDLGEYRANPAYRPSARVLGWPDPTDPVDAAAQRAATGYGSVEDALTALAEADVAVLRAPDGEPLTAVGRDGAPVVLLFTSPAHEFMSSALRHDRLRAHELVRALDGSDALLLVNAAAAAPLFVPADSLPTPRGGPDTEASTTEVEQDHTGPSGTDSSPAAPDSGRTGDSPESSPHIARRTS from the coding sequence ATGGACCCGAACGACATACCCCAGGCCGTGCGCGACATCGCACGCACGGCACCAGGGCACTGGATCGGCGTGGTGGACCCCGAGTGGACCGAGGGGCGGCCACCTCCCGAGTGGGCGCTGGTGGGAGAGTGGCGCTCGGACGACAGCGGAGACCTGGGTGAGTACCGCGCCAACCCGGCGTACCGGCCCTCCGCCCGCGTGCTCGGCTGGCCCGACCCCACCGATCCGGTTGATGCGGCGGCGCAGCGCGCCGCCACCGGCTACGGCTCGGTGGAGGACGCCCTTACGGCCCTCGCGGAGGCGGACGTCGCGGTGCTGCGCGCACCGGACGGGGAGCCACTGACCGCAGTCGGACGGGACGGGGCCCCGGTCGTGCTGTTGTTCACCTCGCCGGCGCACGAGTTCATGTCCTCGGCACTTCGGCATGACAGGCTCCGCGCCCACGAGTTGGTCCGCGCACTCGATGGTTCAGACGCGCTGCTGCTGGTCAACGCCGCCGCGGCGGCTCCCCTGTTCGTCCCGGCGGACAGCCTCCCCACCCCCCGGGGCGGTCCGGACACCGAGGCGTCAACGACGGAGGTCGAGCAGGACCACACCGGCCCTTCCGGTACCGACTCGTCGCCCGCGGCCCCCGACTCCGGCCGCACCGGCGACTCACCCGAATCCTCGCCCCACATCGCACGGAGGACGTCATGA
- a CDS encoding ricin-type beta-trefoil lectin domain protein: MTPASQHPATPPRRSGADGEETVAAATAATESSQAAAPGEGPEPQAGSTRAKAAIRPATTETAEGAEEAGETGDGAVKGESVASAPAPESMAAAGRGSDSAGVGGATANGGRTEAEAEADGAAVAEAKSRLPAFVRTMSATAINQPRQESGPVGRPRKTMLYGAAAAGVLLVSVPFLANAGKDDGPKRSSTAAAGTVLGGNTQEAPGDFKLPVTQSPSSSPSVKAKKEKKTPPPPTPKAETSPAKQPVVQSTPQSKSKAKPTPKPTPVVTLSSPVSPRSGLSGRCLDVPASTFYSGAQLSVWDCNNGPAQQWQFGSDGTIRIKNLCMDVVSLAKGYPITITNCDGDKSQNFVLNQRHELRNNATGLCVDIKGDNPGNGASLQLWDCLGTKDQMWLV; encoded by the coding sequence ATGACACCTGCATCGCAGCACCCCGCCACGCCCCCGCGGCGCAGCGGCGCCGACGGAGAGGAGACGGTCGCGGCCGCCACCGCTGCGACCGAGAGCTCGCAGGCAGCCGCCCCCGGAGAGGGCCCCGAACCCCAGGCCGGGTCCACGCGGGCGAAGGCCGCGATCCGGCCCGCGACGACCGAGACCGCGGAAGGGGCCGAGGAGGCGGGTGAGACGGGCGACGGCGCGGTGAAGGGCGAGTCTGTCGCGTCCGCTCCCGCCCCCGAGTCGATGGCGGCCGCCGGGCGGGGCAGTGACAGCGCAGGCGTCGGCGGCGCTACGGCCAACGGCGGTCGTACGGAAGCGGAAGCCGAGGCCGACGGTGCTGCCGTCGCGGAGGCGAAGAGCCGGCTGCCCGCGTTCGTGCGGACCATGTCCGCGACCGCGATCAACCAGCCGCGGCAGGAGTCCGGACCGGTCGGGCGGCCGCGCAAGACCATGCTGTACGGTGCCGCGGCCGCCGGGGTACTGCTGGTCAGCGTGCCGTTCCTGGCGAACGCGGGCAAAGACGATGGCCCCAAAAGGTCCTCGACGGCCGCCGCCGGAACCGTGCTCGGCGGCAACACGCAGGAGGCGCCGGGTGACTTCAAGCTGCCCGTGACCCAGTCCCCTTCTTCTTCGCCTTCGGTCAAGGCGAAGAAGGAGAAGAAGACCCCTCCGCCACCGACACCCAAGGCGGAGACCTCCCCGGCGAAGCAGCCCGTCGTGCAGTCCACGCCCCAGAGCAAGTCGAAGGCCAAGCCCACGCCCAAGCCGACCCCGGTGGTCACGCTCAGTTCGCCCGTCTCCCCGCGAAGCGGGCTTTCGGGCCGCTGCCTGGACGTACCGGCGTCCACCTTCTACAGCGGTGCCCAACTGTCTGTGTGGGACTGCAACAACGGCCCGGCGCAGCAATGGCAGTTCGGCTCCGACGGCACGATCCGCATCAAGAACCTGTGCATGGACGTGGTGAGCCTTGCCAAGGGCTACCCCATCACGATCACCAACTGCGACGGTGACAAGTCCCAGAACTTCGTCCTGAACCAGCGTCACGAGTTGCGCAACAACGCTACCGGCCTGTGTGTGGACATCAAGGGCGACAATCCGGGCAACGGCGCCTCGCTCCAGCTCTGGGACTGCCTGGGGACCAAAGACCAGATGTGGCTCGTCTGA